Proteins co-encoded in one Pseudomonas fluorescens genomic window:
- a CDS encoding potassium channel family protein has protein sequence MLAVTLINTLVVIVAVVIHYECLLRLNDWLPRLKLWRRFRIVVGVFGSLLAHAIEVWAFALAYYLMAHSGKWGYLTGNFDGTFMDCVYFSFTTYTTIGFGDISPVGHLKYLTGLEALTGLVLITWTASFLFLEMQKYWKSK, from the coding sequence ATGCTGGCAGTCACGCTGATCAACACGCTGGTGGTGATCGTCGCCGTAGTCATTCACTACGAATGCTTGCTGCGTCTGAACGATTGGTTGCCGCGCCTGAAACTGTGGCGCCGATTCAGGATTGTCGTCGGCGTGTTTGGCAGCCTGCTGGCCCATGCCATTGAAGTCTGGGCATTTGCCCTGGCGTATTACCTGATGGCGCATTCCGGTAAATGGGGCTATCTGACAGGCAACTTCGACGGCACCTTCATGGACTGCGTGTACTTCTCCTTCACCACCTACACGACCATCGGTTTCGGTGACATTTCCCCGGTCGGCCACCTCAAATACCTGACCGGCCTGGAGGCGCTGACCGGTCTGGTCCTCATTACCTGGACCGCCTCGTTTCTGTTCCTCGAAATGCAGAAATACTGGAAGAGCAAGTAG
- a CDS encoding universal stress protein, whose protein sequence is MGQYQRLLLIADPNLHPSAAMTRAVALAKTCGAVLHVRAFADPVPVVHVWEEKTDDASYQRYLRRYRRWVADEEQRLGDLGIEATVEVVFTTHPLADILRAVEDLKPDLLIKDVTLEPALKRVFITPLDCHLLRECAVPVHLVNQARYGVPHRVVAAVDPFDPATQISGLNDTIIQTANALALQCDAPLHLLYAYDLSAAFNGDAPLVGGGWGVDFAEELRQALHMAFVSLADRYGVPPERRHFVMGLPVPVISEFVEQYQADVVVMGTVHRVGIDRLIGSNTERALYSVPGSILAVRQSIRG, encoded by the coding sequence ATGGGCCAATATCAACGTTTATTACTGATCGCCGACCCGAACCTGCATCCGTCTGCGGCGATGACACGCGCCGTGGCGCTGGCCAAGACGTGTGGCGCGGTATTGCATGTGCGAGCGTTTGCCGATCCCGTGCCGGTGGTGCATGTGTGGGAAGAGAAAACCGACGACGCCAGCTACCAGCGCTATTTGCGTCGCTATCGCCGCTGGGTCGCGGATGAAGAACAGCGTCTGGGCGACCTGGGCATCGAGGCCACCGTCGAGGTCGTGTTCACCACGCACCCGCTGGCGGACATCCTGCGCGCCGTCGAAGACCTCAAGCCGGATCTGCTGATCAAGGACGTCACCCTGGAACCGGCGCTCAAGCGCGTGTTCATCACGCCGCTCGATTGCCACTTGCTGCGCGAGTGCGCGGTGCCGGTGCACCTGGTGAATCAGGCGCGTTACGGGGTGCCGCACCGTGTGGTGGCCGCGGTCGATCCGTTTGATCCGGCCACGCAGATCAGCGGCCTGAACGACACCATCATTCAAACTGCCAATGCCCTGGCCTTGCAGTGCGATGCGCCGCTGCACCTGCTGTATGCCTACGATTTGTCGGCTGCGTTCAACGGCGACGCGCCGCTGGTCGGTGGCGGCTGGGGCGTGGATTTTGCCGAAGAGTTGCGCCAGGCGTTGCACATGGCTTTCGTCAGTCTGGCCGACCGTTATGGCGTGCCCCCGGAGCGCCGGCACTTTGTCATGGGGTTGCCGGTGCCGGTGATCAGCGAGTTTGTCGAACAGTATCAGGCCGATGTGGTGGTGATGGGCACCGTGCACCGGGTGGGTATCGACCGCTTGATCGGCAGCAACACCGAGCGGGCGCTGTACAGCGTGCCGGGCAGTATTCTCGCGGTGCGGCAAAGCATCAGGGGGTGA
- the fnr gene encoding fumarate/nitrate reduction transcriptional regulator Fnr, which translates to MPDTKPLQFRQLKSACSNCSVLELCLPIGLSGQEVERLDALIVQRFKVRKGAALYREGDPLRSLYAVRLGSFKTNVLSVDGREQVTGFQMPGEMLGLDAISTDAHACNAFALEDSEVCPIHFTHLEKLAQQLPSLQHNLTKLLSREIVRDHDMLMLLGTMNSDERLAAFLLNLSQRLNQRGYSAKNFVLKMRREEIGSYLGLRLETICRGIAHLRDQGLVEISGRDVKIHNLEGLKQMIAGCHRPTLC; encoded by the coding sequence ATGCCCGATACAAAACCACTGCAATTTCGTCAGCTCAAGTCTGCCTGCTCCAACTGCAGTGTGTTGGAACTGTGTTTGCCGATCGGCCTGTCCGGGCAAGAGGTAGAGCGGCTGGATGCGCTGATCGTGCAGCGTTTCAAGGTCAGGAAAGGCGCGGCACTTTATCGCGAGGGTGATCCGCTGCGATCCCTGTATGCCGTTCGCCTGGGGTCATTCAAGACCAACGTGCTGTCCGTCGACGGGCGCGAACAGGTCACCGGGTTTCAAATGCCGGGAGAAATGCTCGGCCTGGACGCCATCAGCACTGACGCGCACGCCTGTAACGCCTTCGCGCTGGAAGACAGCGAAGTCTGCCCGATCCATTTCACCCATCTGGAAAAACTGGCGCAGCAACTGCCCTCGCTGCAGCACAACCTGACCAAGCTGCTGAGCCGGGAAATCGTGCGCGACCACGACATGCTCATGTTGCTCGGTACGATGAACTCCGACGAACGCCTCGCGGCCTTCCTGCTGAACCTGTCGCAACGCTTGAACCAGCGCGGCTACTCGGCGAAAAACTTCGTACTGAAAATGCGCCGCGAGGAAATCGGCTCGTACCTGGGATTGCGCCTGGAAACCATCTGCCGGGGCATCGCGCACCTGCGCGATCAGGGCCTGGTGGAAATCTCCGGGCGCGACGTGAAAATCCACAATCTGGAAGGGCTAAAACAGATGATCGCCGGTTGCCATCGCCCTACCTTGTGCTGA
- a CDS encoding NAD(P)-dependent alcohol dehydrogenase — protein sequence MATMKAAVFVEKNRIVLEDKPIPEVGPLDALIRITTTTICGTDVHILRGEYPVAKGLTIGHEPVGIIERLGSQVRGFVEGQRVIAGAITPSGQSYACLCGCGSQDGPDTRHGFKAIGGWKFGNTLDGCQAEYVLVPDALANLCPIPEGLTDEQVLMCPDIMSTGFSGAERGEINIGDTVAVFALGPIGLCAVAGARLKGATRIIGVDAVPQRMDVARRLGATDVINFKDGNVVEQIMALTDGRGVDVSIEALGTQGTFESALRVLRPGGRLSSLGVYSSDLRIPLDAFAAGLGDYSIVSTLCPGGKERMRRLMAVVQSGAVDLSPLVTHRFKLDDIEAAYELFAHQRNGVMKVAITP from the coding sequence ATGGCGACCATGAAAGCTGCAGTTTTCGTTGAAAAGAACCGTATCGTGCTCGAAGACAAGCCGATCCCCGAGGTCGGCCCGCTGGACGCTCTGATCCGCATCACCACCACGACCATCTGCGGCACCGACGTGCATATCCTGCGCGGTGAGTACCCCGTGGCCAAAGGGCTGACGATCGGCCATGAACCGGTGGGCATCATCGAGCGGCTGGGTTCGCAGGTGCGCGGTTTCGTCGAAGGGCAACGGGTGATTGCCGGGGCAATCACGCCGAGTGGGCAAAGTTACGCCTGCTTGTGCGGCTGCGGCTCCCAGGACGGCCCGGACACCCGGCACGGCTTCAAGGCCATCGGCGGCTGGAAGTTCGGCAACACGCTTGACGGCTGCCAGGCCGAGTACGTGCTGGTGCCGGACGCGCTGGCCAATCTGTGTCCGATTCCCGAGGGCCTGACGGACGAGCAGGTGCTGATGTGCCCGGACATCATGTCCACCGGATTTTCCGGGGCCGAGCGCGGCGAGATCAATATTGGCGATACCGTCGCGGTGTTCGCGCTGGGGCCTATCGGCCTGTGTGCCGTGGCAGGCGCGCGCCTCAAGGGCGCTACGCGAATCATTGGCGTTGACGCCGTGCCGCAGCGAATGGATGTCGCTCGTCGGCTGGGGGCAACCGACGTGATCAACTTCAAGGACGGCAACGTGGTCGAGCAGATCATGGCGCTGACCGACGGGCGTGGCGTCGATGTGTCCATCGAGGCCCTGGGCACCCAGGGCACTTTCGAATCGGCGTTGCGGGTGCTGCGGCCCGGCGGGCGGTTGTCCAGCCTCGGGGTGTATTCCAGCGACCTGCGCATTCCGCTCGACGCCTTTGCCGCCGGCCTCGGCGATTACAGCATCGTGTCCACCCTGTGTCCGGGCGGCAAGGAACGGATGCGCCGGTTGATGGCGGTGGTGCAGAGCGGGGCGGTGGATCTGTCGCCGCTGGTCACACATCGTTTCAAACTCGACGACATCGAGGCCGCCTACGAGCTGTTTGCCCATCAGCGCAACGGCGTGATGAAAGTCGCGATCACGCCTTGA
- a CDS encoding phosphoketolase family protein, with protein MSEFLSAEQVEGLDAYWRASNYLAVGQIYLKDNPLLAMPLRRSHIKPRLLGHWGTTPGLNLIYTHLNRLITTYDLNMLFVAGPGHGGPAVVAQTYLEGTYTEVCPTVERNANGLLRLFRQFSWPYGLSSHVSAQIPGSIHEGGELGYSLAHAYGAAFDNPDLIVACVIGDGEAETGTLAASWHSNKFLNPVRDGAVLPILHLNGYKIANPTVLSRIPEDELSALMRGYGYDPYFVEGDDPMQVHQVLAQTLDTMLLKIRRIQRDARRRPAHAVAHRPVWPVLILRTPKGWTGPQFVDGHRVEGTWRAHQVPLADFSQPVHLQQLEAWLSSYRPEELFDAQGTLMPEIAALAPTGHRRMSANPHGNGGLLLRPLDLPRFADFAVPLDTPGSVRAEATRVLGTYLREVMKNSLATRNFRLFGPDETASNRLDAVYEVTGKTWLDPLEPDDLNLSADGRVMEILSEQVCEGWLEGYLLTGRHGLLSCYEAFIHIVDSMVNQHAKWLKTAAEVPWRKPVASLNYLLTSHVWRQDHNGFSHQDPGFIDLLANKKSDIARIYLPPDANCLLSVADHCLRSRHYINVIVAGKQPEWQWLDIDAAQRHCQAGIGRWAWACRDDQAPDVVMACAGDVPTLETLAAVTLLRDCVPDLRVRVINVVDLMVLQPSYQHPHGLSDSAFDTLFTVDKPVIFAFHGYPALVHRLLYKRASHDNFHVRGFKEEGATTTPFDMAVINSLDRYRLMLDVFERVPRLQDQVHEARARYWSQMERHKLYLIEHGEDLPEVRNWQWTPPSSP; from the coding sequence ATGAGCGAGTTTCTCAGTGCAGAGCAAGTGGAAGGTCTGGACGCTTACTGGCGGGCGAGTAATTACCTGGCCGTCGGGCAGATTTACCTCAAGGACAACCCGTTGCTCGCGATGCCGCTGCGTCGCAGCCATATCAAGCCGCGTTTGTTGGGACACTGGGGGACGACACCGGGGCTGAACCTGATCTACACCCATCTCAACCGGTTGATCACCACCTATGACCTGAACATGCTGTTCGTTGCCGGCCCCGGTCATGGCGGGCCGGCGGTGGTGGCGCAGACGTATCTGGAAGGCACTTACACCGAGGTCTGTCCGACGGTCGAGCGCAATGCCAATGGCCTGTTGCGTCTGTTTCGGCAGTTTTCCTGGCCGTATGGCCTCTCCAGCCATGTGTCGGCGCAGATTCCCGGTTCCATCCACGAAGGCGGTGAACTCGGTTACAGCCTGGCGCACGCCTATGGTGCAGCGTTCGACAACCCTGATCTGATCGTCGCGTGCGTGATCGGCGACGGCGAAGCTGAAACCGGTACGCTGGCCGCCAGCTGGCATTCAAACAAGTTTCTCAACCCGGTGCGTGACGGGGCGGTGCTGCCGATCCTGCACCTCAATGGCTACAAGATCGCCAACCCCACGGTGCTGTCCCGAATCCCCGAGGACGAACTGTCGGCGCTGATGCGCGGCTATGGCTACGATCCGTACTTCGTCGAAGGCGATGATCCGATGCAGGTGCATCAGGTGCTGGCGCAGACCCTGGATACGATGCTGCTGAAGATTCGCCGGATCCAGCGTGACGCGCGTCGGCGGCCGGCCCATGCCGTGGCGCACAGACCCGTCTGGCCGGTGCTGATATTGCGCACGCCCAAGGGCTGGACCGGGCCACAGTTTGTCGATGGTCACCGCGTCGAAGGCACCTGGCGTGCGCATCAGGTGCCGCTGGCCGACTTCAGCCAGCCGGTTCACCTGCAACAGCTGGAAGCGTGGTTGAGCAGTTATCGTCCCGAAGAGCTGTTTGACGCCCAGGGGACGCTGATGCCGGAGATCGCGGCGCTCGCGCCCACGGGCCATCGGCGCATGAGCGCCAATCCCCACGGGAATGGCGGGCTGTTGCTGCGGCCACTGGATTTGCCCCGGTTTGCCGACTTCGCCGTACCGCTCGACACCCCCGGCAGTGTACGTGCCGAGGCCACGCGGGTACTGGGGACGTACCTGCGCGAGGTGATGAAGAACAGCCTGGCGACCCGCAATTTTCGCTTGTTCGGCCCAGATGAAACCGCCTCCAATCGTCTCGATGCGGTGTACGAAGTCACCGGCAAGACCTGGCTTGATCCGCTGGAGCCTGACGATTTGAACCTGAGTGCCGATGGCCGGGTCATGGAAATACTCAGCGAGCAGGTGTGCGAGGGCTGGCTGGAGGGTTATCTGCTGACCGGCCGCCACGGCTTGCTGTCCTGCTATGAGGCGTTCATCCATATCGTCGATTCGATGGTCAATCAGCACGCCAAGTGGCTCAAGACCGCTGCCGAAGTACCGTGGCGCAAACCGGTGGCGTCGCTCAACTATCTGCTCACCTCCCATGTGTGGCGCCAGGACCACAACGGTTTTTCGCATCAGGACCCGGGGTTCATCGATCTGCTGGCGAACAAAAAGTCCGACATCGCGCGGATCTACCTGCCGCCGGACGCCAATTGCCTGCTGTCGGTGGCCGACCATTGCCTGCGCAGCCGCCATTACATCAACGTCATAGTGGCCGGCAAACAACCGGAATGGCAGTGGCTGGACATCGACGCGGCGCAACGCCATTGCCAGGCCGGTATCGGTCGCTGGGCCTGGGCCTGCCGCGACGACCAGGCACCGGACGTGGTCATGGCCTGCGCCGGAGACGTACCGACCCTGGAAACCCTGGCCGCGGTGACCCTGTTGCGCGACTGCGTGCCGGACCTGCGGGTGCGGGTGATCAATGTCGTGGACCTGATGGTGCTGCAACCGTCGTATCAGCATCCTCACGGCTTGTCGGACAGTGCATTCGACACGTTGTTTACCGTCGACAAACCGGTGATCTTCGCCTTCCACGGTTACCCGGCACTGGTTCACCGGTTGCTCTATAAACGTGCCAGTCATGACAATTTCCATGTCCGTGGCTTCAAGGAGGAGGGCGCGACCACCACCCCGTTCGACATGGCCGTGATCAACAGTCTGGATCGCTATCGGTTGATGCTCGATGTGTTCGAGCGCGTGCCGCGGTTGCAGGACCAGGTACATGAAGCACGGGCGCGCTACTGGTCGCAAATGGAGCGGCACAAGCTCTATCTCATCGAGCATGGCGAGGACCTGCCCGAGGTGCGTAACTGGCAGTGGACGCCTCCGTCATCCCCGTGA
- a CDS encoding GNAT family N-acetyltransferase, with protein MLTVKDHNERAAAAYAAVSGQYWIEALKDGRHILIRPLAQKDREREYAFIKRLSPESRHMRFLAQINEPGKAMLDQLMDTDNKKRMAYIALVHENGQLIEIGVSRYAATDEHECECAVTVADEWQHLGLGTLLMEHLIKAARRNGFHRMYSVDASSNAPMRDLARELGFETHHDPESSSQVIHSLHL; from the coding sequence ATGCTCACTGTCAAAGACCACAACGAACGCGCTGCTGCGGCCTATGCCGCGGTGTCCGGGCAATACTGGATCGAAGCACTCAAGGATGGTCGCCACATTCTGATCCGCCCATTGGCGCAAAAGGATCGCGAGCGCGAATACGCCTTCATCAAGCGGCTCTCTCCCGAGTCACGGCACATGCGTTTTCTCGCGCAGATCAACGAGCCGGGCAAGGCGATGCTCGACCAGTTGATGGACACCGATAACAAAAAGCGCATGGCTTACATCGCTCTGGTGCACGAAAACGGCCAACTCATCGAAATCGGCGTCAGCCGCTATGCCGCCACTGACGAACACGAATGTGAATGCGCCGTGACCGTCGCCGATGAATGGCAGCACCTGGGGCTGGGGACCTTGTTGATGGAACACCTGATCAAGGCTGCCCGCCGCAACGGTTTTCATCGGATGTATTCGGTGGACGCGTCCAGCAATGCACCCATGCGCGACCTGGCCAGAGAGCTGGGTTTCGAGACGCACCATGACCCCGAAAGCAGCAGTCAGGTGATCCATAGTCTCCACCTGTAA
- a CDS encoding universal stress protein — protein sequence MSQTQRLLLVAPPAMTRTPAFERAGALAQVMQLPLHIVAFDYLQALAVAGLFAAEEISVARESYLQRHRDWLAEQAAHLGKHGIEVTSEVLWVQRPYEEILHFVHEQSLALIIKDAQEESALKRVFFTPLDWQLLRDCPVPVHLVTNDRHPRPRHIMVIVDVLRSEEQDLVFNDQIIDAAVKLAEQCGADLDLVHVYDWAAVYATDMGVGALPLATGLYESLGTAQHEAFAALAERHGVEVQRRHFIEGAPVPNICEFASQHDTDVIVMGTVQHNGLNKLLGTTAEQLLHRAPCSVFAIKPGGQSQS from the coding sequence ATGTCACAGACTCAGCGTTTATTGTTGGTCGCTCCCCCCGCCATGACGCGCACACCGGCGTTCGAACGCGCCGGCGCACTGGCGCAGGTCATGCAGTTGCCGTTGCATATTGTCGCGTTCGATTACTTGCAGGCGCTGGCAGTGGCGGGGCTGTTTGCCGCCGAAGAAATCAGCGTGGCCCGGGAAAGTTATCTGCAGCGCCATCGCGATTGGCTCGCGGAGCAGGCTGCACACTTGGGCAAGCATGGTATCGAGGTCACCAGCGAGGTGCTCTGGGTGCAGCGCCCTTATGAGGAAATCCTGCATTTCGTCCATGAACAGTCGTTGGCGCTGATCATCAAGGATGCGCAGGAAGAGTCGGCCCTCAAGCGCGTGTTCTTCACCCCGCTGGACTGGCAGTTACTGCGCGATTGTCCGGTGCCGGTGCATCTGGTGACCAATGACCGCCACCCTCGGCCGCGCCATATCATGGTCATCGTCGATGTGCTGCGCAGCGAGGAGCAGGATCTGGTGTTCAACGATCAGATCATCGATGCGGCGGTGAAGCTGGCCGAGCAGTGTGGCGCCGACCTGGATCTGGTCCATGTGTATGACTGGGCTGCGGTGTACGCAACGGACATGGGTGTGGGCGCCTTGCCCTTGGCGACCGGGCTCTATGAATCCTTGGGTACGGCTCAACATGAAGCCTTCGCCGCGCTGGCGGAGCGTCACGGGGTTGAGGTGCAGCGGCGCCATTTCATCGAGGGCGCGCCAGTGCCGAACATTTGCGAGTTCGCCAGCCAACATGACACGGACGTGATCGTCATGGGCACCGTGCAGCACAATGGCTTGAACAAGTTATTGGGCACGACCGCCGAGCAACTCCTGCATCGCGCACCCTGCAGTGTGTTTGCGATCAAGCCGGGCGGGCAGTCGCAGAGCTGA
- a CDS encoding zinc-dependent alcohol dehydrogenase family protein — MRAMVLHSPGQPLQREDRPVPVPGARQLLIKVLACGVCRTDLHLLDGELPQAVLPRVPGHEIVGEVTAVGGDVAPEWIGRRVGVPWLGWTCGECSFCRSGRENLCDQAQFTGCQLDGGYAEYTVADSRFCFPIPDTLSDQQAAPLLCAGLIGFRALQMARDARHLGLYGFGAAAHLAIQIARGRHQQVYAFTRPEDHESQAYARTLGAVWAGGSDQLPPHPLDAGLIFAPVGALVPMALSATVKGGCVICAGIHMSDIPAFPYRLLWGERSLRSVANLTREDGTAFFTELQHTPVHCDITRFALDDANQALACLRSGRFNGAIVLTP, encoded by the coding sequence GTGCGCGCCATGGTTCTGCATTCGCCCGGACAGCCGCTGCAACGGGAAGATCGTCCGGTCCCGGTGCCCGGCGCACGGCAACTGCTGATCAAAGTCCTGGCCTGCGGCGTGTGCCGCACTGATTTGCACCTGCTCGACGGCGAACTGCCGCAAGCGGTGTTGCCACGGGTGCCAGGGCACGAAATCGTCGGTGAAGTCACCGCCGTGGGCGGCGACGTCGCCCCGGAGTGGATCGGGCGACGGGTCGGTGTTCCCTGGCTGGGCTGGACCTGTGGCGAATGCTCGTTCTGTCGCTCGGGCCGGGAAAACCTCTGCGATCAGGCGCAGTTCACCGGCTGTCAACTGGACGGCGGCTACGCCGAGTACACCGTTGCCGACTCGCGATTCTGCTTCCCGATTCCCGATACACTGAGCGACCAGCAGGCCGCGCCACTGCTGTGTGCCGGGCTGATCGGCTTTCGTGCGTTGCAAATGGCCCGTGACGCCCGACACCTGGGGCTGTACGGGTTTGGCGCGGCAGCCCACCTGGCGATCCAGATCGCCCGGGGTCGCCACCAACAGGTGTACGCCTTCACCCGGCCCGAGGATCACGAAAGCCAGGCCTATGCCCGCACGCTGGGGGCCGTATGGGCCGGTGGTTCGGATCAACTGCCGCCCCATCCGCTGGATGCCGGCCTGATTTTCGCCCCGGTCGGTGCGCTGGTGCCTATGGCGCTCTCGGCAACGGTCAAGGGAGGCTGCGTGATCTGCGCCGGTATCCACATGAGCGACATTCCCGCCTTCCCCTATCGTCTGCTCTGGGGCGAACGCAGCCTGCGCTCGGTAGCCAACCTGACCCGTGAGGACGGCACCGCGTTTTTCACCGAACTGCAACACACGCCGGTGCACTGCGACATCACCCGGTTTGCGCTGGATGACGCCAATCAGGCCCTGGCCTGTTTGCGCAGCGGCCGGTTCAACGGCGCCATCGTGCTCACCCCCTGA
- a CDS encoding MgtC/SapB family protein, with protein MNESLDLAGAAAALGIGMLIGLERERHKGTDSTRDFAGMRTFAITALLGYVAMQVGGALLLGIVALGLTALITVAYWRSLSDDPGVTSEVALLTVLLLGAWCGSATGLAVATGVVVAGLLAYREKLHDFANSQLTETEMRDGLVLLVAALVILPLAPDRYIGPYHAINLRTLCTLTVLLMLVGAIGHIAVRILGSRYGYAISAIASGFVSSTVTIASMGQRVARAPGQVRTFAAAAIVSNLATVIQMALIVGTVDPSLLRSLWVPLGCGLATTALYGACLMFPGSQGGADEPLEGGGAFNLKLAVVVTLTMTAITLVSSVMLNYLGQVGVMLTAAFSGFADAHSSIASIASLARAGLLPVDAIVPPALIAFSSNSLSKCLVAWVSGGRRFAAYVIPGQLLLTLAMWAGTLLH; from the coding sequence GTGAATGAATCCCTCGACCTGGCGGGCGCGGCGGCCGCGCTGGGCATCGGTATGCTCATCGGACTGGAGCGCGAGCGGCACAAAGGTACCGACAGTACCCGCGATTTTGCAGGCATGCGGACTTTCGCCATCACCGCGTTGCTGGGGTATGTGGCGATGCAGGTCGGTGGCGCGTTGCTGCTGGGGATTGTGGCGCTCGGCCTGACCGCGCTGATCACCGTGGCGTACTGGCGAAGCCTGAGCGACGACCCGGGCGTCACCAGCGAAGTGGCTTTGCTCACGGTATTGCTGCTCGGCGCCTGGTGCGGTTCTGCTACAGGGTTGGCGGTGGCGACAGGCGTGGTGGTGGCGGGGTTGCTGGCGTACCGGGAAAAACTGCATGACTTTGCCAACAGCCAGTTGACCGAGACCGAAATGCGCGACGGTCTGGTCCTGCTGGTGGCGGCACTGGTCATCCTGCCGCTGGCGCCGGACCGCTACATCGGGCCTTATCACGCGATCAACCTGCGGACCCTCTGCACACTGACGGTATTGCTGATGCTGGTGGGGGCCATCGGGCACATCGCCGTGCGAATTCTGGGCAGTCGTTATGGCTATGCCATCAGTGCCATTGCCTCCGGTTTTGTTTCCAGTACCGTCACCATCGCGTCCATGGGGCAGCGCGTCGCCAGGGCGCCCGGGCAGGTGCGAACCTTCGCGGCGGCCGCCATCGTGTCCAACCTGGCCACGGTGATTCAGATGGCGCTGATTGTCGGTACCGTGGACCCCTCGCTGTTGCGCAGCCTGTGGGTACCGCTGGGCTGCGGGCTGGCGACCACCGCGTTGTATGGCGCATGCCTGATGTTTCCCGGGTCGCAAGGAGGTGCCGACGAACCCCTTGAGGGCGGGGGGGCGTTCAATCTCAAGCTCGCCGTGGTCGTGACGTTGACCATGACCGCCATCACGCTCGTGTCATCGGTAATGCTCAACTACCTTGGCCAGGTCGGGGTGATGCTGACCGCAGCCTTCAGCGGTTTTGCCGACGCGCATTCGTCCATCGCGTCCATCGCGTCTCTGGCCAGGGCCGGGCTGTTGCCCGTCGATGCCATCGTCCCGCCAGCGCTGATTGCCTTCAGCAGCAATTCGTTGAGCAAGTGCCTGGTGGCCTGGGTCAGCGGCGGCCGGCGGTTTGCTGCGTATGTCATTCCCGGCCAGCTTTTGCTGACGCTGGCCATGTGGGCGGGCACCTTGCTGCATTGA